Proteins found in one Promicromonospora sukumoe genomic segment:
- a CDS encoding DNA recombination protein RmuC: MDIAATILLALGALVVGALLGWLGHAQRSTSAVREADLEVVRLRAQTESAERQVEAARDRADEQIADARARAAEQIAAARTEQEHARQQFQALAGDALDANSKRFLELAEERFKRSTSAGEQALAQREQAVKSLVDPLTKAVELVRSEVLQAEKARIEGQGALVEQMRNVAEVSADLRNGTADLVTALRSSQTRGAWGELQLRKVVESAGMINRVDFTEQAQVTTEDGTLRPDMVINLAGGKRVVVDSKVAFLGFLEAQQSDDAAYREQRLDAHVRHMRKHVDDLAGKKYWNQFEPAPEFVVMFVPAEAFLSASLERAPELLEYAAQKNVIIATPTTMLALLRTVAYAWRQEALAENAQRVLSVGKELYARLVTMTGHVTRTGRALESATKSYNQMIGSLERNVLTSARRMVELEVVDERDSIEEIRGIEEVPRPITKPELLAAEEGGVVAIDRAQEESDGILVQALEVTELAASDKRALEAVEDAAAKKNAQKDSAAG, translated from the coding sequence ATGGACATCGCCGCAACGATTCTGCTGGCCCTCGGCGCCCTCGTCGTCGGTGCGCTGCTGGGATGGCTCGGGCACGCGCAGCGCAGCACGTCCGCCGTACGCGAGGCGGACCTCGAGGTCGTGCGCCTGCGTGCCCAGACCGAGTCCGCCGAGCGCCAGGTCGAAGCCGCACGGGACCGCGCGGACGAGCAGATCGCCGACGCACGCGCGCGTGCCGCCGAGCAGATCGCCGCCGCACGCACCGAGCAGGAGCACGCCCGGCAGCAGTTCCAGGCGCTCGCCGGTGACGCGCTGGACGCCAACAGCAAGCGGTTCCTGGAGCTCGCGGAGGAGCGGTTCAAGCGGTCGACGTCGGCCGGCGAGCAGGCGCTCGCCCAGCGCGAGCAGGCCGTGAAGTCGCTGGTGGACCCCCTGACCAAGGCGGTCGAGCTGGTGCGCAGCGAGGTGCTGCAGGCGGAGAAGGCCCGCATCGAGGGTCAGGGCGCGCTGGTCGAGCAGATGCGCAACGTCGCCGAGGTCTCGGCCGACCTGCGCAACGGGACGGCGGACCTCGTCACCGCGCTGCGCTCGTCGCAGACCCGCGGCGCCTGGGGCGAGCTGCAGCTCCGTAAGGTCGTCGAGTCGGCGGGCATGATCAACCGGGTCGACTTCACCGAGCAGGCGCAGGTCACCACGGAGGACGGCACGCTCCGCCCGGACATGGTCATCAACCTCGCCGGCGGCAAGCGCGTCGTCGTCGACTCCAAGGTCGCCTTCCTGGGCTTCCTGGAGGCCCAGCAGTCCGACGACGCCGCGTACCGCGAGCAGCGCCTCGACGCCCACGTGCGGCACATGCGCAAGCACGTGGACGACCTGGCCGGCAAGAAGTACTGGAACCAGTTCGAGCCCGCGCCGGAGTTCGTCGTGATGTTCGTGCCGGCCGAGGCCTTCCTGTCGGCCTCCCTGGAGCGCGCCCCGGAGCTGCTGGAGTACGCGGCCCAGAAGAACGTCATCATCGCGACGCCGACCACCATGCTGGCGCTGCTGCGCACCGTCGCCTACGCCTGGCGCCAGGAGGCCCTGGCCGAGAACGCGCAGCGGGTGCTCAGCGTCGGCAAGGAGCTCTACGCACGCCTGGTCACGATGACCGGCCACGTCACCCGGACGGGCCGCGCGCTGGAGTCGGCGACCAAGAGCTACAACCAGATGATCGGCTCTCTGGAGCGCAACGTGCTGACGTCGGCCCGGCGGATGGTCGAGCTCGAGGTCGTCGACGAGCGGGACAGCATCGAGGAGATCCGGGGCATCGAGGAGGTGCCGCGGCCGATCACCAAGCCCGAGCTGCTGGCCGCCGAGGAGGGCGGCGTGGTCGCCATCGACCGTGCGCAGGAGGAGAGCGACGGCATCCTGGTGCAGGCGCTGGAGGTCACAGAGCTCGCGGCGAGCGACAAGCGCGCCCTGGAGGCGGTCGAGGATGCGGCGGCCAAGAAGAACGCCCAGAAGGACAGCGCGGCGGGCTGA
- a CDS encoding ABC transporter ATP-binding protein, with the protein MTIPVDPSPPGSAGPQGAPEPPPYDPSAAMSVRGLWKRFGQKIAVHGVSLDVPRGSFYGLVGPNGAGKTTMLSMATGLLRPDFGTAWVQGVDLWARPDEAKATLGVLPDGVRLFDRLTGRQLLAYAGMLRGMDKATVVERSNDLLQAFDLGADADTFVVDYSAGMTKKIALGSAMIHAPRTLVLDEPFEAVDPVSAANIRDILKDYVSGGGTVIVSSHVMDLVQRMCDHVAVMAAGQVLAAGTVDEVRGEQSLEDRFVDLVGGRQHSEGLSWLRGS; encoded by the coding sequence ATGACGATCCCAGTCGACCCGAGCCCGCCGGGGAGCGCCGGCCCGCAGGGTGCGCCGGAGCCGCCCCCGTACGACCCGTCGGCCGCGATGAGCGTCCGCGGCCTCTGGAAGCGGTTCGGGCAGAAGATCGCCGTCCACGGCGTCAGCCTGGACGTGCCGCGCGGCTCGTTCTACGGCCTCGTCGGCCCCAACGGCGCCGGCAAGACCACCATGCTCTCGATGGCCACGGGCCTGCTGCGCCCGGACTTCGGCACGGCCTGGGTGCAGGGCGTGGACCTCTGGGCACGTCCCGACGAGGCCAAGGCCACCCTCGGCGTGCTGCCCGACGGCGTGCGCCTGTTCGACCGCCTGACCGGCCGCCAGCTCCTGGCGTACGCGGGGATGCTGCGCGGGATGGACAAGGCCACCGTCGTCGAGCGCAGCAACGACCTGCTGCAGGCGTTCGACCTGGGCGCCGACGCGGACACGTTCGTCGTCGACTACTCCGCGGGCATGACCAAGAAGATCGCGCTGGGCAGCGCCATGATCCACGCTCCGCGCACCCTGGTGCTGGACGAGCCGTTCGAGGCCGTGGACCCGGTGAGCGCCGCCAACATCCGCGACATCCTCAAGGACTACGTGTCCGGCGGCGGCACCGTGATCGTCTCCAGCCACGTGATGGACCTGGTCCAGCGCATGTGCGACCACGTCGCGGTCATGGCGGCGGGGCAGGTCCTCGCCGCGGGCACGGTGGACGAGGTGCGCGGCGAGCAGAGCCTGGAGGACCGGTTCGTCGACCTCGTCGGCGGTCGGCAGCACTCGGAGGGGCTCTCGTGGTTGCGCGGTTCCTGA